The DNA window AATCAGATTATTCACAACAAAATAGTATAATCATGAAAGATATATAAAAAAATAATTTTTTCTTAAACATATGCAACATCAAATCAAACCTAACTTGGAGGTCTATACATGTCAATAAAGATTACAAGCCAGAAATTTAAAGAAGGAGAAGAAATACCTGACAGATACGCATGTAAAGGGGTTAATGTTTCACCTCCACTTGAATGGAGCCCTGTTGCAGATGCTGTTAAGTATGCCATAATATGTGAGGATCCAGACGCAGCCCAAGGAATTTGGACCCACTGGGTAATTTTTAACATCCCTGGAGAACTCCATGCTGTTGATGAATGGATCATGGAAAGAGAAGAAACTAAAAACGGTGCTAAACAGGGTCTAAACGACTTTGGAACTGTGGGTTACAGGGGGCCATGCCCACCAGACGGAACTCACAGGTACTACTACAGAATTTATGCATTGGACTCTGAAATTGAGCTTCCATCAATGATAACACGCTCACAACTGAAGAAGGCAATGGAGGGTCATATCATTGATGAAGGCAGTTTGATGGGAAGATACACACGTTAAACTACTAATTTCAGCCTTTATCTATAAAAAAATAAAAAATCAATGGGAACACAAAAATGAAGTTAGAAGTAGATTACATGGTGGGGGTGTTGGAAAATGCAATTAAACCAATCATTGGGAATGGGAGTGCAGAAATTTCAAACTTAGATCTGACCACTGAACTGGGATTTACAATTGAACGCGTTATATACGACGGAGAAACAAATGATCTCACCATTATTGCTCCGGATAGGCCTGAAAAATCAGCAGTAATTGGTAAGGGAGGTTGGGTTGTTGGAAAGTTAAGAGAAGCCCTCCAAGTGAACAACATACATGTAGATGCCTACTCTGATATGATGGTTAGAATTTACAGAATGGAACTAGCCCTTAAAAAAATTAACAGTTCAAAGAAAATATTGGGTGAGGATACAACACCTATCAAAAATCTTAAAAATCTACTAAATTTAAGAATAAACAATCTTGCAAAGTTCAATTACTTATCAGAATTTGAAGAAGGATTGAAACAGTTAAAGTTGGAAGGTTCACAAAAAAAATTGGAAATGGAAAAGGATCATAAAGCAATTGTTGCACTTTCTGGTGGGGTTGACAGCAGCTTTTCACTCATCGTTGCTAAACTTTTGGGATTCAATCCCGTGGCAGTGACAGTTGATCCTGGGAGTATTATTCTTCCGTCCTATTTTAAAAAGAATATAAACGGATTAACAAGTAAGTTAAATGTTCCCCACGAATATCTTCCCGTAAATATGGGGGAAGTTATAGAAAACTCCCTCGAAGGAAAAATACATCCTTGTGGTAAGTGCTCAAAAACCATAGAAGATTCTCTTTTAGAATATGCTGAAAAATCTGAAATTCCATTCATCATATTCGGAGACTTCCTTGCAACAGGATCACAATCCATGGTGCGTTTAAATGGCTTCTGGAGATTGAACCTACCTGCCATGCTATCTGCAACCAAGGGTGAAACTAGATCAGTTTCAGGATACTTCGATGTTGAGAGTGTCGGAGGATATGGATGTCCCTTACTAAACGAAGTTCACAAGTTACATCCACACATGCGCAGATTTTCCATACAAAGGGTACTTCGAGAAACACGTGCAGGTGTACTTGAACCTGGTCAAGCCTTAAACTTGATTACAAAAGCTTTATAAGTCCTTTTGTCCGGTTTAATCCATTCCTCTATTTAACAATTCTAATATTCCGTAGATAATGAGTAAAATACCTAAAAGCCATGGTAACACTACAGGTTCTACAATAAAGATTATACCCACTATTATGGCTATTATACCCATTATTTCTTTTTTAGTGTTGGAATTCATAGTATTATTTTGTAGTTCGGACTATATATTTTTAATGAAATAATTAATATTTGAACACAAATCCAGAAATTTAAGATTATTATTGGTTTATCATACTTTAAACAGTATAAATGGGATAAATCGTATTAATTAATGTTCAAATGAAAAAAATACTTACAAAATGGGAATGTGATGCAAAATAAAAAAGGTGTAGAAAGAAATAGAAATAAATTTTTTTTAGTTTAATGATTTCTTTGTAGCTCAATGAAATTCTTCAAACTGGAAATAGATTTCTTGACAGCGGTTGGGGATGGTCCTCCAAGAACATCACGTGCTTTAATAATTTCAACAGGATTTAAAGCTTTTTCAACAGTTTTCTGATCTAATCCAAGTTTTTCTCCATTAATTTCAATGGCAACTTCATCCAAGAATTTTGCATCAATTTCATCGGGTTTAATATGGTTATCAATGGCTTTGGTGACGGTTCTTCCCACTATTTGATGTGCAATTCTAAATGGTAACTTTTTTTCCCTTACCATCAGATCTGCAAGTTCAGTAGCTGTTGAGAAGTTTGCAAGTGCCAGTTCCAATCCCCTTTCAGAATTAAATTCAATTGACCCTAACATAGAACATGTGATATTCAGCATGGAACGTCCAATATCAACAGCATTCCATAGGTGAGGTGTTATTTCCTGAAGGTCTCTGTTGTAGCTGTGGGGTAATGCTTTGAGTATTGACATGATCGTCATGAGCTCTCCATACAACACAGCTGTTTTTCCACGAGAAATTTCCGCAACATCAGGATTTTTTTTCTGGGGCATTATTGAAGAGGTTGAAGAGTATTCGTCCGATATTTCAACCAACCTAAACTCATAACTACTCCATACAATCAATTCTTCACTGATCTTGCTTAGATTGGATGCCATCATTGCAAGGGCAAACACAGTTTCAGCCATGAAATCCCTTGAACTCACTCCATCCATGGAGTTCTCCATGACTCCACCAAAACCTAATAACTCAGCTGTCCTTTCGCGGTCGATATTAAATCCAGTACCAGTCATTGCAGCGGATCCAAGAGGGCAGAGATCAACACGTTTTTTAGCATCGTTTAATCTTTCATAATCCCTTTTAACTTCATTTGCATAGGCTAGAAGATGATGTGCAAATGTGGTTGGTTGTGCATGTTGCAGATGGGTGTAACCCACCATTATAGTTTCGGTGTGTATTGATGCCATTTCAATCAGGGTATCTAAAAATTTCAAGATATCCTCTTCAATGATTTCAATTTCTTCCTTCAAAACCAGTCTTAGATCGGTGGCAACTTGGTCGTTTCTTGATTTACCAGTGTGCATGAAACCTGCAACTTCTCCGATTCTGTTTGTAACGTAGTTTTCAAGGGCCATGTGTATATCTTCAACAGACATATCCCATTCCAATGCATTGATGCCTTCAACTTCAAGAGCTTGAAGTGCCTCAACAATTTTATCTGCATCTTCAGAAGGAATGATTCCCTGCTCTTTGAGCATGGTGGTGTGTGCAATATTGCACTTGATATCTGCGTTGAAAATTCTCTTATCAAATTCGAGGGAACTGGTAAAAGATACTGCATCTGCAGTCATTTTACCTTTGAGTCGTCCAGACCTAAGATTCAAAAATAAGCCACCTTTAATTTTTAATAATTTATGATAAATTTAATTGTGAAATTTTAATAATGAAATGGAAATATTCCAAAATAAAAATATTTTGGATTATTTCTTGTTTTCTTTACCTTTAAACTGTGTGTATCCACATTTTCCACAGGCGTATCTGTCTCCATGGTCAGCCATGAAAACTCCGTGGGAACATCTTACACATTCTGGATTTTTTCTGATGATCTTGTTATCTTTAACTTCGTAGAGTTCAAATTTTTTCATACTAAAAACCCTCCTTTTTATTCTTCATCTTCAGCTTCTTCAACAACTGCTGCATTCTTCTTAACTACATGATCCTTTTCAATTTTAGCTAAACTTTCTTCAGAATCGTAGATCTTTGCATATCCGATGGCCTTACCTTCACCGTAGGATGGTTTAAGGTTGTGAACAACGAGAAGGTTTTTATCTACATCCAAAGTTGCTATAAGTCTGTTTTTAACATCCATGATTTTAGGGGTTGCTTCTCCCTGGTAGGTGCAGTCAAAGTGTATTTCAGTTCTGTTTAAAAGTGGATTTTCTATTTTTTCATTTACATTGATTTCCATAATTATGCCTCCTCTAACTTTTTGATAAGGTCTTGTGCCTTTTCTTTTGTTTTATCAACTTCACAAAGTACAACTCCCTCTCCTGGCTGGCCATAAAATATTATGGAGCCTTCAGGTGCCATAACCATGCATGGAATTGCGGAAAGATCTTCCTCTCCATCAACAACTATGAGTACATTGTAACCGGCCTTTTCAACCAGGCTGAATCCTTCCTTAATTGTTTTCCACATTTGATCTGTTATGGTTCCAGGGGGGTTCTTTGTTTTTAATGTAACGTTATCGTAACAAATTTCATAATCTGATGGTTCTCTTTCTATCAAATTATCAACTATGCCCACATCAGGAATTATACCTTCATCAAGCATTTTACGAGTGGTAACATCTCCAATGGATATTAAAAGACCTTTTTCTCCTTTTTTATCCAAAGAATCTTTTGCATCTGATATTGTTGGAAACAGAGTTCCAATTGGTTTTTTAAACTCTGATCGCATATCCTGTTTTAGTATTAACACACTATCTAACCCTCAGAGCATACTCTCCAGGAAGTGTGATGTTAAGTTCCTTAGCGATGTCTGAATCATCAGGATCAATAACAATTAAAAAGCCGCTCCAGTTTTTTGAAGATGCTATGTTACATATTGCACATCTGTCTTCTTCCATCAGCCTGTGGCATCTAGTGCATGCTTTTAAAACCATCTACTTCTTCCCCTTTGTCGCAGATTTTTCTTTTTTTGGTTTCTTCTCTTTTTCTTGTTCGATCCATTCGAATCTTCCAAGACCAGGTTGTCTCATTGTAAGGCCTATTTTAGTCTCTTTGGATGATTTTCCTTTGAGGCTTAGGGCAACAATTCTTGCACGTACATTGTTACCTTCTTCAAGAGTTTTTTTAGACTCTTTACCCATCAATGCTCCTCTTTTTCCATCGTAATTTATATAGTCATCAGTAACTTGAGATACGTGCACAAGTCCATCCATAGGTCCGATACGGATAAATGCTCCGAATTCGGTTATTTCTATGACTTCTCCTTCGACTATTTCATGGAGTTCTGGTTTGAAGAAAAGTGCGTTGAAAACAACATCATGATATGCTGCTCCATCACCCATTATAACCTTTCCAATGCCTAACTCTTCTATTTCTTTTACTGTTACCATCAACCCAAGTTTTTTGTCGATCGTTCCAACGTAGCTTTCATTTAATATTTCAACAGCCACGTCTTCCAATGGATCTTCAAACCTGTTAGGTGGAATTCTCACAGTGTCTTCTATTTTGGATATTAAATACAAACAAATCCCTCTACTTTGCTTTAATAAAAGTTTAAGCAAATATTTAATGTTGATTACTACTAATTATATGAACTTCATAATGTATAGTCTCTGTGCAAAATAATGTTTATTATTTTTAGAGATTTTTGTAAAGATCAATTGAATGTTTTATGGCTTCAAATGCAGTTTCAGCACTTTCCCATCCTAAAACTTCTGTCTTTTTACCTTCAAGTTTTTTGTAGTCGGTGAAAAAATGTGCAATTTCATCCAGGTACTGTTTTGGTAGTTGACTGATATCTTTAATGTCTGTGAATCTAGGGTCGTTAACTGGAACTCCAAGAACCTTATCGTCACTGTCTCCACCATCAATCATTCTCATGATTCCGATTGGTCTGGTTTCAATGACACATCCAGGGAACGTTGCTTCGTCCATAATCACCAAGATATCCATGGGATCGCCATCGTCCCATAGTGTCTGGGGAATGATTCCATACTCTGCAGGATAATGGAATGGAGAGTAAAGAACTCTGTCAAGTGCAAATGCTTCCATGTCCTTATCATATTCATATTTGTTTCTTGATCCTTTCGGAATTTCCACAACGGCGTAAATCACTTCTGGAACCGATGGTCCAGTGGGTATGTCTTTCCAGAGATTCATATTTTTTTATCCTCCTGCAACTGTAAGTTGTTAACTTTTCCTAAATTATTAAATATCAGCGTTTTATATGTCCGTCAACATCAAGGTACTTTCTTTGACGGAGATATATAACATTTATACCAATTTCACGTGCTCGGTTTCTGAGTTCGCGATCGTTTGTGCAAAGGATCTTCGATCTCATGGAAACTCTGAGCAGGGAATCATCAACTGTTTCTCCTGTTTGAAGTTTCATTTCTTTAACTTCAATTGGGGGAGTTTTTGCAATTTTAAGTGCAATTGATGCTGCAATTTTATTTTTACCCTTAGATCGTTTTTTTATACCTTCCAGTTCATACAAAACAGTGGATGGAACAATTAATCTGCACGAAGGAATGATATTTCTGAGTTCCCCCACCACATCCACATTGAACTGGAATGCCATCATAAAAAATTTGCGTCTAAAACTGCCTCACAATCATTTGATGATACCATATCCAATTAACCTCCATCTAGCTCCAACACGTCTGCTGAGTGCAACCCTTTGACCTTCTTCAGCACAAACAGGTAATTTGAGATTGACTTCAACATCGTTTTTCCTTGCACTAGTAACAACACCAACAGATGTTGATGTACCTATGTTTATCATCAACAATTCAGATGATTTTATAGGTTCGACTTTACGTTCTTCCTTGGTACCAACTACCCTGTCAAGTAGATGGGTTCTCATTGTGAAGTCATGCATGATTGGAGGTAATGTTCCTGGTTTTCCAGCCACGGATCCTGATAAAGAGTCTGCTTTGGTTAATGCAGGGTCAAGTTTGGTTCCCACACCTATAAGTCCTCCAGGACCTATTTCATCGACAGATTCTCCTCCACCTACGAGTCCTGTGATTTCTGAAACCAGACTCATCCATTCCATCTTACCCTTGTTCTTCACCTGTATTCCGGGTTTTATTTCAAGTTCATCTCCAACTTTGAGTTTTCCCTGAATGAGTGAACCACCGATTACTCCACCTTCTATCTTGTCTGGACTGGAACCAGGTTTATTTGTGTCGAACGATCTTGCCACAAACAATCTTGGAGATTTTCTAAGTGATCTTCTAGGAGTTCTGATGTTTTCCTGGATAACTTCGATTAAAATATCGATGTTTGCACCTTGTTGTGCAGAAACAGGTATTATCGGTGCATTTTCAGCACAAGTTCCCTTTACAAATTCCTGAATTTCCTTATAACTTTCCAATGCCCTTTCTTTTGAAACAATATCTATCTTGTTTTGGACAACTATGACATCTGTTACACCAATAACGTCCAGTGCCATTAAATGTTCCTTGGTTTGAGGCTGAGGGCATGTTTCATTGGCAGCAATAACTAAAACAGCACCATCCATTATGGCAGCTCCTGAAAGCATGGTAGCCATCAATGTTTCATGCCCAGGTGAATCAACGAACGATACCTTTCTAAGGGTACTGGTTTCTTCTCCACAGTGACTGCAGATCTCTGCAGTTGTGAAACATTGTGGAGCTGGACAAGAGGTACATCTACGGAAGGTGATATCAGCGTAACCTAACCTTATAGATATTCCTCTTTTTGTCTCTTCACTATGGGTGTCTGTCCATATTCCAGATAGGGCTTTTGTCAGTGTTGTTTTGCCGTGGTCTACATGTCCCACGAGCCCTATGTTAATTTCAGACTGTATTTTCACGATATTACACCCGTAACTTTTACTCTTCACTTTCTAAAATTTCATTTATTTCCTTTTCA is part of the Methanobacterium lacus genome and encodes:
- a CDS encoding type II toxin-antitoxin system VapC family toxin, yielding MMAFQFNVDVVGELRNIIPSCRLIVPSTVLYELEGIKKRSKGKNKIAASIALKIAKTPPIEVKEMKLQTGETVDDSLLRVSMRSKILCTNDRELRNRAREIGINVIYLRQRKYLDVDGHIKR
- a CDS encoding ATPase encodes the protein MKLEVDYMVGVLENAIKPIIGNGSAEISNLDLTTELGFTIERVIYDGETNDLTIIAPDRPEKSAVIGKGGWVVGKLREALQVNNIHVDAYSDMMVRIYRMELALKKINSSKKILGEDTTPIKNLKNLLNLRINNLAKFNYLSEFEEGLKQLKLEGSQKKLEMEKDHKAIVALSGGVDSSFSLIVAKLLGFNPVAVTVDPGSIILPSYFKKNINGLTSKLNVPHEYLPVNMGEVIENSLEGKIHPCGKCSKTIEDSLLEYAEKSEIPFIIFGDFLATGSQSMVRLNGFWRLNLPAMLSATKGETRSVSGYFDVESVGGYGCPLLNEVHKLHPHMRRFSIQRVLRETRAGVLEPGQALNLITKAL
- a CDS encoding 30S ribosomal protein S24e — encoded protein: MEINVNEKIENPLLNRTEIHFDCTYQGEATPKIMDVKNRLIATLDVDKNLLVVHNLKPSYGEGKAIGYAKIYDSEESLAKIEKDHVVKKNAAVVEEAEDEE
- a CDS encoding translation initiation factor IF-2 subunit gamma is translated as MKIQSEINIGLVGHVDHGKTTLTKALSGIWTDTHSEETKRGISIRLGYADITFRRCTSCPAPQCFTTAEICSHCGEETSTLRKVSFVDSPGHETLMATMLSGAAIMDGAVLVIAANETCPQPQTKEHLMALDVIGVTDVIVVQNKIDIVSKERALESYKEIQEFVKGTCAENAPIIPVSAQQGANIDILIEVIQENIRTPRRSLRKSPRLFVARSFDTNKPGSSPDKIEGGVIGGSLIQGKLKVGDELEIKPGIQVKNKGKMEWMSLVSEITGLVGGGESVDEIGPGGLIGVGTKLDPALTKADSLSGSVAGKPGTLPPIMHDFTMRTHLLDRVVGTKEERKVEPIKSSELLMINIGTSTSVGVVTSARKNDVEVNLKLPVCAEEGQRVALSRRVGARWRLIGYGIIK
- a CDS encoding DNA-directed RNA polymerase, coding for MSKIEDTVRIPPNRFEDPLEDVAVEILNESYVGTIDKKLGLMVTVKEIEELGIGKVIMGDGAAYHDVVFNALFFKPELHEIVEGEVIEITEFGAFIRIGPMDGLVHVSQVTDDYINYDGKRGALMGKESKKTLEEGNNVRARIVALSLKGKSSKETKIGLTMRQPGLGRFEWIEQEKEKKPKKEKSATKGKK
- the spt4 gene encoding transcription elongation factor subunit Spt4; amino-acid sequence: MVLKACTRCHRLMEEDRCAICNIASSKNWSGFLIVIDPDDSDIAKELNITLPGEYALRVR
- a CDS encoding GTP-dependent dephospho-CoA kinase family protein, translated to MLILKQDMRSEFKKPIGTLFPTISDAKDSLDKKGEKGLLISIGDVTTRKMLDEGIIPDVGIVDNLIEREPSDYEICYDNVTLKTKNPPGTITDQMWKTIKEGFSLVEKAGYNVLIVVDGEEDLSAIPCMVMAPEGSIIFYGQPGEGVVLCEVDKTKEKAQDLIKKLEEA
- a CDS encoding 30S ribosomal protein S27ae gives rise to the protein MKKFELYEVKDNKIIRKNPECVRCSHGVFMADHGDRYACGKCGYTQFKGKENKK
- a CDS encoding inorganic diphosphatase → MNLWKDIPTGPSVPEVIYAVVEIPKGSRNKYEYDKDMEAFALDRVLYSPFHYPAEYGIIPQTLWDDGDPMDILVIMDEATFPGCVIETRPIGIMRMIDGGDSDDKVLGVPVNDPRFTDIKDISQLPKQYLDEIAHFFTDYKKLEGKKTEVLGWESAETAFEAIKHSIDLYKNL
- the argH gene encoding argininosuccinate lyase, with product MNLRSGRLKGKMTADAVSFTSSLEFDKRIFNADIKCNIAHTTMLKEQGIIPSEDADKIVEALQALEVEGINALEWDMSVEDIHMALENYVTNRIGEVAGFMHTGKSRNDQVATDLRLVLKEEIEIIEEDILKFLDTLIEMASIHTETIMVGYTHLQHAQPTTFAHHLLAYANEVKRDYERLNDAKKRVDLCPLGSAAMTGTGFNIDRERTAELLGFGGVMENSMDGVSSRDFMAETVFALAMMASNLSKISEELIVWSSYEFRLVEISDEYSSTSSIMPQKKNPDVAEISRGKTAVLYGELMTIMSILKALPHSYNRDLQEITPHLWNAVDIGRSMLNITCSMLGSIEFNSERGLELALANFSTATELADLMVREKKLPFRIAHQIVGRTVTKAIDNHIKPDEIDAKFLDEVAIEINGEKLGLDQKTVEKALNPVEIIKARDVLGGPSPTAVKKSISSLKNFIELQRNH
- a CDS encoding YbhB/YbcL family Raf kinase inhibitor-like protein encodes the protein MSIKITSQKFKEGEEIPDRYACKGVNVSPPLEWSPVADAVKYAIICEDPDAAQGIWTHWVIFNIPGELHAVDEWIMEREETKNGAKQGLNDFGTVGYRGPCPPDGTHRYYYRIYALDSEIELPSMITRSQLKKAMEGHIIDEGSLMGRYTR